Within the Amycolatopsis sp. 195334CR genome, the region ATGGCCCGCGCGCGGATGAGCGTGGTCCAGTGGTCCTCCTTCAACGGCCCGGGCACCCACTCCGCGGGCAGCAGCACCACGTCCGCCCCCGCGTCCACCAGCCGCCGCGTCACCTCGGGGAACCGCAGGTCGTAGCAGGTCTGCAGACCGAAGGTGAGGTCGTCGACCTGGAACGTCTCGGGCAGTTCGATGTCGCCCGACCGGACGAAGTCCGACTCGCGGAAGCCGAACGCGTCGTAGAGGTGCAGTTTGCGGTAGAGCGCGGCGATCGAGCCGTCCTCCCCCGCCGCGACCAGCGTGTTCGAGATGCGGCCGGTACCGGGCAGCGCCTCGTTGACGCCCGCGACCAGGGTGACCCGGCGCTCGGCGGCCAGCGCGCGCAGCCCGGAGACCCACTCCCCGTCCAGCGGCTCGGCCGACTCGACGAACCGCTCGTCCATCGCGGGCACGGTGAACATGGCGTACTCGGGCAGCACCACCACCCGGGCGCCGCGGGCGACCGCCTCGTCCACCAGCCGGGTGACCTCCGCCAGGTTCGCCCGCTTGTCCTCGCCGGGGGCGAACTGCGCGACGGCGACGTGCACCATGATCCTCATCCTCGTTCCGCGTCGGGGGCGCGCATCGGTTCGATCCGGCCCAGTACCAGGGTGTAACACAGGATTCCGGCCACCAGCACCACGCC harbors:
- a CDS encoding carbon-nitrogen hydrolase family protein, whose translation is MRIMVHVAVAQFAPGEDKRANLAEVTRLVDEAVARGARVVVLPEYAMFTVPAMDERFVESAEPLDGEWVSGLRALAAERRVTLVAGVNEALPGTGRISNTLVAAGEDGSIAALYRKLHLYDAFGFRESDFVRSGDIELPETFQVDDLTFGLQTCYDLRFPEVTRRLVDAGADVVLLPAEWVPGPLKEDHWTTLIRARAIENTLYLAAAGQCAPTGSGNSLIADPMGVVVAALGERTATAGAELTRERLDEVRAKNPALRLRRFKITS